The following is a genomic window from Sedimenticola thiotaurini.
TTGACCGGCACCCACTCCGAGGATTTGGCCGCCGTATTGGAGAGGCGCACATCAAAGGTGACCATGCGGACGTTCCGCTCCGCCATGGCCCGTATCAGACGATGGGAAGTGGGAATGTGGTTTGTACCGGCTTCAAATACATTGGATCCGAAGTTGATCACGAACCGGGTATTGTCAAAGTCCCAAGTATCGTAGTGACCGCCCCAGGTGAGTTCCTGGGCAGTCCACTTGCCCCCTTCACAAATCGAGGTATGGTCACCGATAGTTGCAGTTCCAACCGTTGCCAGAAACGTCTTTACCATCTTGCTGGTTGACGATTTCATCCGGCCATAATGGAACATGAATTTTTCCGGCTCGCCCCTGTCTTTCAGCGTCTGAATACGGGCAGCCAGCTCGGTCAGTGCTTCATCCCAGGAGACCTGTTTCCATTTACCTTCACCACGGGCGCCGACCCGCTTCATCGGGTAAAGAATCCGGTCCGGATCGTTGGGCTGATTGACGCCACCCTGACCCTTTGCACACATCACACCTTCGGTACGAATGGAGTTCATCTGCCCTTCGATTTTGACAATACGTCCATCCTCCACATAAGTGACATTGGGACAGCGGGTAACACACTGGTAACAGGCACTGGGTACTGCTTTCCGTTCCCGGCCGGTCTGGTATGAAAAGTCCTTATTGCCCCAGGCACGCATCTCTTCTGCCTTGGTCATCACCGCAGTACCAGAGAGGCCGGCTGCGGCCGAGACAGCGCCCAATTTCAGAAAGTTTCTACGATTCAACATGACTATCCCCTCAAATTCCGGTAGGGCCAGTAACCTGGCCAGCAATGACGACGATGTAGCGCAACATGAATCCACCGACCAATACGAGTGCGCAGATTACTATCTCCATCGTGCGTGGTATCGAGTACTCCTTCTGGTACAGCAGCGTAGGCATGACATATTTCATTTCGATAGCGGCGGGCAACAGCAGTCCCAGCACCACAAACCCCAACCAGAACAGTGTGGTCAGTTCACCACCCATGATGACCGATACGGCCGCTTCCACATTACCGATGGTGAGATGGGCATACATCACAAACAGGAAGATCACCAGTATCTCCAGGCCGATCAACAGCATGTCGGAAGAGCCCAGTATGTAGCTGTGATGCTCGAATGACTCCTTGCTGATCACCTGCTTGCGGCCAAACAGGGCGCGAACCAACAGGATGCCCGCGACACCGGTGGAGAGCGCCGACACCAGGAACAGCATGGCCAGAATGGGTGAGTTCCAGAACGGACGGGCCGGCATGGCACCCAGCAGAATACCGGTATAAAGTGCAACCCCCACGCCGAGCGGCACCATGGCCCAGGCGAGCATCTTGCGCAGCTTCTGCAGTTCATCGCCCGGATGGGCATTCCTGTTTATAAAGGTATAGGCGTAAGCAAGACTGACCAGAATAAACAGCGCCAACACCCAGGATCCGATGGACATGGGGGAGAGGTTGATGGTCAGGAACAGATTGATAAAACGGAAGTAGTTACCGGCCTGGAAAGAGCCCAGTTCAAAGACGATCATACCGGTACCGATAATCACCAGCACGGGTGCTAACATCGCACCCCAACGGGCAAAACGGAAACTGGATCCGGCCAGGTCGCCACCACCACTGCGCAGGAATATTGATCCACTGACTGCACCGGCGCCGGCACCCATGCCACCCAGGAACAGATAAAGTATGACGGGAAGACCCCAAGTTAACTCATGCATGACTAGACCCTCTCTTTCTGGCGGCGGTTGGTCTCTATACGGATATAGATACCCTGTTTAGCTGCATCCCGTTGATCGGCATGATCCGCATCGATGTAGTAAACCATCGGTTCTGTGCCCATTTCGGGACGCAGAACAGTGGTCGCATTGGTAGCGATAAGTTTGGATACTTCACTGTCCGGATCGTTTAGATCGCCGAAGATACGTGCGCGCCCCTGGCAGGTATTGACGCATGACGGGACGATGCCGTTCTGCACCCGGTGCAGACAAAAATCGCATTTATCCGCGGTTCCCGTTTTTGGATTGATATAGCGCATACCGTACGGGCAGGCCTGGATACAGTATTTGCAGCCGATGCAGACATCGCTGTCGACCACTACAATTCCGTCTTCCTGGCGTTTATAGGTGGCGCCCGTAGGACAAACAGCGACGCACTGCGGCTTTTCGCACTGGTTACAGAGTCGCGGCAGGAAGCTGCGACGCACATTGGGGAACTCACCTTTCTCGATATATTCGACCCAGCTACGGGTCTCGCCCAACGGCACATCATTCTCTGTTTTGCAGGCGACACTGCAGGCCTGGCAACCAATACAGCGGCGTGTGTCGATGACCATGGCATAACGCTTGGGCCGTGCTGCCGAGATGGCCATACCGGGTGCAGCAGTTGCTGTAGCCGCTACCGCCGATCCGCTCGCCATTTTTTTCAGGAAGTCCCGGCGAGAGACCTGGGGTTTTGATTCACTCATGGGCTTTGCCTCCGAAGTGACTTTTGGATTTAATGGTGTAAAGTATTTTTTCTGGCATCTGCGGATCAGAAATAACCAAACCGCGTCTGACACTCGTTGAGCAATACCCGTACCAATTACCTTGAAATTACTTAACCCTTTGAATATTAAGGACTATATCCACTCTCACCCGGATTTACCGATTAACCACCGGGGGGAATCGGTTACGGAATCGTTACCAGGTTTCTTCCACCTGTTTTTTGGTTACAAAAACGTAACAAACTGGAGGGTAAGCGTATGAAGGGGTTACAAAGTCGTAACCGCAGAAAGTTGCTTCAGGCCGGATCCGCAATGCCGCTGATGTTACTGGCTGGTGGAGCTGGTGTTTCAGGCTTCACCCGTTCCGCCTGGGCCGGCAAAGATCTGGTTCGCTTTGGAATGACACCCGCCTTCCTTCATGACCAGTATTCCTTACTGGAGGATTGGCGTGTCTATATGTCCAAACAATTGGGTAAAAAGACTGACTTTATCCAGCGGGACAGCTACCGGGAGACCATGGACCTGCTGCGACTCAATCAGCTGGACTTTGCCTGGGTATGCGATTACCCCTACCTGCACCTGCGTCACCTGCTTCGCCTGCTTGCGGTTCCCCTGTATAAACAGAAGCCTGTCTATCACTCTTACCTGCTCGTCAACGCGAAGGACAAACAGACTAAAAGTCTTGAGGATCTGCAGGGCAAGATATTTGCCTATGCCGACCCCTACTCCAACACCGGCTACCTGGTGCCCCGCTACCAGATCCATAAAATGAATCAGGATCCGGAGCGCTATTTCAAAAAGAGCTTTTTCACCTGGTCACATCGCAAGGTGGTTGAGGCAGTGGCATCGGGACTGGCCCAGGGTGGCGCGGTTGACAGCTTTGTCTGGGACACCCTGACCATGCTGGAACCGGCATTGACCTCCCGCACCCGGGTTATCTGGCAGTCCAGTGGATTTGGTTTCCCCCCCATGGTGGCCAACATCTACAGCGTGGACGAAAACTATTTTTCACAGATGCAGCAGATGTTACTCGCCATGCCGGAAAACCCTGAAGGGAGAGCGCTGCTGAAGCGCCTCAACCTGGACGGCTTCAGCGTTCAATCGCCAACACTTTATGATAATGTCGCAGAGATGATGCAAGTCTTTGGGGAGTACAATCCCACGTGACCCGTTGGCTGTTCAATCTCAGTATCAAGCATAAAATCCCCCTGTGGGGTGCTGTGCTGATCATCGTTTCCACGCTTTCAGTCTGTAGTGTTTTCCTCTACCGCAGCTATCACAATATTGAATCCACACTCGCCACCAGTGCCGGAACCCTCGGCTCCACGCTGGCCAGAACACTGATCCCGACCCTGTTGCATGACGATGTCTGGCGCGGTTTTGAAATCGTCAAAGCACCGTTTACCGACGCCCATTCCGACAACCCCTTTCAACCCGTGGTCGCCATGGTGGTCACCAAGGAGCAACAGATATTTGTCTCCAGCGATCCTGACAACTTCCCCATGCTGACCGAGTTGCGTGATCTGGGCCAGGGATTCCCGGAGCTGATTGAAACCATCACGCCACTGGATATCCCCCCCACGACCATTATCACGCCTGACGATTCCGAGTTTACCTTTGCAGCTATCCCCATGATCGACAGCGACACCCGGTTGGGGACACTGGTGCTTTTGTACTCGCGCTCGTTGCTATACTACATGTTCGCCAGCAGCGCGCTCCACGGCGTCATCATCGGCCTGGTGGTATTGGCGGTTCTGCTGCCGATCAACTGGTACTGGGGACAACGCATGGCGACACCCCTGGTGCGCCTGGCCCATCGCATGGACGAGATACAGACCCATCTGCCTGAGCAACTGCAACCGGAACTCTATAACTATGCCGATGAACTGGGGCATCTCTTCAAAGCCTATAACCGCATGGTCGTGGCCTTGCGTGAGAAAGAGCAGTTGGAGCGGGGCATATTAAGCGCGGAACGCCTGGCCGCCATTGGACGCCTGACCGCCGGTATCGCGCACGAGATCAACAACCCCCTGGCGGGCATGTTGACCGCCCTGGACACCCTGAAGCAGAGAGATCACCTGGATGAGCGGACCCTGCGCACACTGGGACTGGTTGAGCGCGGACTGCTACAGGTCAAGGATACGGTGGCGGCGCTGCTGGTGGAGGCCCGCCAGCAGAAGCGCCGCCTGGAACGCCAGGACCTGGAAGATGTTTACACCCTGATGCAGTCCACCACGGCAAAACGCCAGGTGAACCTGACTTTTGATATCGACCTACCCGCATCGACCGCCGTGCCAGCCAGTCCGGTACGCCAGGTAGTGATCAACTTACTGAATAACGCCATCCAGGCGGCGGGTGATGGCGGTTGGGTGAAGTGTGCCATCTCAAGCAATCAGGAACAGATTCGTATCGAGGTTATCAATAACGGCGATCCCATACTCCCGGAGCGCCTGAAGAATCTGTTTGAGCCCTTTGTCTCCTACCGGGAAGGCGGTCACGGCCTGGGGCTCTGGGTGACCTATCAGCTGGTTCAGCAGATGGCGGGCGTGATTGAAGTGGACAGCA
Proteins encoded in this region:
- the nrfD gene encoding NrfD/PsrC family molybdoenzyme membrane anchor subunit, with the protein product MHELTWGLPVILYLFLGGMGAGAGAVSGSIFLRSGGGDLAGSSFRFARWGAMLAPVLVIIGTGMIVFELGSFQAGNYFRFINLFLTINLSPMSIGSWVLALFILVSLAYAYTFINRNAHPGDELQKLRKMLAWAMVPLGVGVALYTGILLGAMPARPFWNSPILAMLFLVSALSTGVAGILLVRALFGRKQVISKESFEHHSYILGSSDMLLIGLEILVIFLFVMYAHLTIGNVEAAVSVIMGGELTTLFWLGFVVLGLLLPAAIEMKYVMPTLLYQKEYSIPRTMEIVICALVLVGGFMLRYIVVIAGQVTGPTGI
- the dsrO gene encoding sulfate reduction electron transfer complex DsrMKJOP subunit DsrO translates to MSESKPQVSRRDFLKKMASGSAVAATATAAPGMAISAARPKRYAMVIDTRRCIGCQACSVACKTENDVPLGETRSWVEYIEKGEFPNVRRSFLPRLCNQCEKPQCVAVCPTGATYKRQEDGIVVVDSDVCIGCKYCIQACPYGMRYINPKTGTADKCDFCLHRVQNGIVPSCVNTCQGRARIFGDLNDPDSEVSKLIATNATTVLRPEMGTEPMVYYIDADHADQRDAAKQGIYIRIETNRRQKERV
- a CDS encoding PhnD/SsuA/transferrin family substrate-binding protein, with translation MTPAFLHDQYSLLEDWRVYMSKQLGKKTDFIQRDSYRETMDLLRLNQLDFAWVCDYPYLHLRHLLRLLAVPLYKQKPVYHSYLLVNAKDKQTKSLEDLQGKIFAYADPYSNTGYLVPRYQIHKMNQDPERYFKKSFFTWSHRKVVEAVASGLAQGGAVDSFVWDTLTMLEPALTSRTRVIWQSSGFGFPPMVANIYSVDENYFSQMQQMLLAMPENPEGRALLKRLNLDGFSVQSPTLYDNVAEMMQVFGEYNPT
- a CDS encoding sensor histidine kinase — translated: MTRWLFNLSIKHKIPLWGAVLIIVSTLSVCSVFLYRSYHNIESTLATSAGTLGSTLARTLIPTLLHDDVWRGFEIVKAPFTDAHSDNPFQPVVAMVVTKEQQIFVSSDPDNFPMLTELRDLGQGFPELIETITPLDIPPTTIITPDDSEFTFAAIPMIDSDTRLGTLVLLYSRSLLYYMFASSALHGVIIGLVVLAVLLPINWYWGQRMATPLVRLAHRMDEIQTHLPEQLQPELYNYADELGHLFKAYNRMVVALREKEQLERGILSAERLAAIGRLTAGIAHEINNPLAGMLTALDTLKQRDHLDERTLRTLGLVERGLLQVKDTVAALLVEARQQKRRLERQDLEDVYTLMQSTTAKRQVNLTFDIDLPASTAVPASPVRQVVINLLNNAIQAAGDGGWVKCAISSNQEQIRIEVINNGDPILPERLKNLFEPFVSYREGGHGLGLWVTYQLVQQMAGVIEVDSRDGTVSFVVTIPIDENEVEVA